The Rattus norvegicus strain BN/NHsdMcwi chromosome 9, GRCr8, whole genome shotgun sequence genome contains the following window.
TCAGATTGTTGAACTGCAGCGCTTTGAGTCCGCTGCTTGCTCTGCCACAGTCAACCTCTGTTGTAAATTTTCCTCCCGGAACACGTGACGATGCATTTCTTGACTATATATCCCAAGGACAGCAGCGGGGCTGTCAGAGTGCAGAGCCTGACACAGAAGAAAAACGTCCTCAGATTCAGCCGTTTAAGAGTTCCACACTTGGGACAAACTGTCAGCCTTTGGTAAGTGAGCAAGGCTCCTTCTCTTCGGAGACATGGAGGGGGGGGGTAGTTCTATTAATAGAGAAagttttcttgcctttttttttcttataaggaAACTTTGAAAGTTGAGGCTTTTGAAACAAAATGTAAAGTTTGCTTCTGTCCTGCCAGCGAGAGCATGCCTTTCAAATTTTAAGACGTTTCTTTCCCCCATGAATCCTTATATGGTCTATAATGTTTAAAGTATAGAACTAATGCATAGTTATTTTCTGAAGTGTAAATAAAGtgtataatttttctatatgtctgtctgtctgcctgtctgcctgtctaccaTTGATTTTTCTATCTGGTGAAAGCTTTTctcacttttccttctttccctcccctcatTTCTCTTCCTTGCTCCAAGTTCTCTGAGTTAACTACTTGGCAAGACGCTTTACATCCCACTGTTCCTTTCACTCCTGTTCTTAATTACCTATTTTTGATCTATGGCAATTTCGCGAGCCATGCGCGTGCCTTCTGCCGGTCCTGTGCATCCAGGTGGAAGGTCTAACTGGTGGCTTTCTCTCCAGATCCCGGCTGGGCGAGCAGCAATTCAATGCTGAGGATGGAGCCTCTGAATAGCACACACCCGAGCGCTGCAGCTTCCAGCAGCCCCCTTGAGTCCCATGTGTCTAGTAACAGCGGTGGTAATGGCAACGAATACTTCTATATTTTGGTCGTTATGTCCTTctatggcattttcttgattggaatcatgctgggctacatgaaatccaAGAGGCGGGAGAAGAAGTCCAGCCTCCTGCTGCTGTACAAAGATGAGGAGAGGCTGTGGGGGGAGGCTATGAAGCCGCTACCTATGATGTCCGGCCTGAGGTCAGGGCAGGTGCCCATGATGCTGAACATGCTTCAAGAGAGTGTGGCGCCTGCGCTGTCCTGCACCCTTTGCTCTATGGAAGGGGATAGTGTGAGCTCCGAGTCCTCCTCGCCTGACGTGCACCTCaccatccaggaagagggggctGATGAGGAGCTTGAGGAGACCTCTGAGACGCCCCTCAATGAAAGCAGCGAAGGGTCTACAGAAAACATCCATCAGAATTCCTAGCATCCCCAGGCCTCTGGAGGTGGCTCCAGAAAGCTACGCTTGACAGAGGAAAGACATTTGCCAAGTGCCTGGTTTCACTTTTGCTCTGCAGCTACTGCATTGAACAGACCCAGGGCCAgacccagggaagggagagacaagaCTCAGCTGGAGTCCTCGAGGTTCCTGTGGTTTGGGACTCATCACTGAAAAAGTCCCAGAGACAATAACGTGACCATTACTCCGGGGCCTGGGTGTTGGGGTCCCGGTTCAGCATCTGGCTGAATAATGTGTTGTTTTTTCACTGGAGGCCCTGGGTAACTTCTGCTGCACCGGTCTGTGCCCAGGGCTGACAACTGCCTAGGGCAGGCTGAAGGACTAGTTTTAATTTGCTAATTTTCCTAGAGCTTTGTTCTTCTAGATCtgattggctgtaagtatcttTATTATGTGCCTATGGCATTTGGTCACAGACGGTTATATATTTCGTTTGGAGGTGGGAGAAAGCTGCAGGCAGAACCCAGATTGTTTGCACAATGCAAAGAGAGAAGGTAACTCGTATACGTGTCCGAATTAGCCTGGAGTATAAGCTATGACCTCGTTTGAGCTTTTGTCTCACCTGTGAGCTTGAACTCTGACTGTACAGCATTGCAGGTGAGCATGGCTTTCTTTACCAGTAAGCTTCCTCCTAAACAAGCCTGCATTCAGGGTTGTTCATGGTGGTCCTCCTGACCTTTATGGATTGGGTGATGGTGGGGTTACCCAAGTCCATATCATTGACAGTTCTGCTATAGTTCCTTTTCCCAGCCTAGTTTTCTGAGGCTAGAGAGTACCCATGTGGGCCTCAAAATATGGGGTTTTGTCACGTAGCTGAACTCTGGAAGGGCATACTTAGGCAGGATCATAGAGAGCTGGGATTCAAGCACTGTGCTTCCTGGTCCGAGCCCCAATGATCATCTTCTGTGAGGCCCCGGGCATGTCATCGTAAGACTGGTTGCCTTCATGAGGCTCCTGAGGCTGTGCAGCCCCAGGGGGCTGGGAGGACATCTTTAGACTCTGTGCTGTGTGATAAATCCTCCACAGCCTGGTGTGAGGAAGTTCGGAGCAAGTATTTCCCCTTTGGCCGCTTCGTCTGGAGAAAGATGTGTTGACTTAAAGGCACAGTTGGAGGCTCTGGAGATGTGTAACTGGGGAATTCAAGGCTGATCCGAGTCAGCTCTCCTTACTGTAGGTTTCCCAGGATGGGACTGAAGAAGGAGGCAGCATGGTTTCCTCTGCAGCACTCTGTGGATGGACGGATGCTAACACAGTCAGtccgggggcggggggcgggggggagagaAATCTGAAGGGAGCTACTCGAGAGCATAGCAGCAGGCTTTTGTGCCCCTCGAAGACCAGAAGGAAGCAGAAAGCTTCCCAAAAGGTCAAGTTTGCCTCTAGCGAGAGcccttcttaatttttatttatcctAACTCTCCCTGGATCAGAGACAAAGCAATTACTAATGTCTCCGTGAGGGGTTACCAGTACAAGGAGCTGGTTTTTCAATCAGTTttgacacagagatagagaggtaGTTTATGTTGGAGGCGGAAAGGGGCCCTCTGTTCACTTTAAGATTCAGAGTGTGGATCAACTCCAAAGGGGGCCGTTTAAGTTGAAAGAAGCCAAGTTAAGTTTGGCCTCTTGCCTGGAATCACTTGAATTCTGAAACTTTACTGCGACAGACATGTGCGTTGTCACATTTTCCATTGCTTAATCCTGGTTTGGTGCAAGTCTGTCTGCGCCTCTTACAAAGTGATGTATATACTTCCTTCCAACACGTCGAGTTGTAGACAATTGTCTGTTGTATTTAATGGTTTgtaattttcacatttttttaatttaaataaacacattttcGCTGAGAAGTCACATTTCTTTGATCCTTCAACATTTATACAACATTTTCTAGTCTCTAGGCTGTTGAAAGCCATCAGCATATCTCCTCATGTCCAGGGTCAGACTTCTGCAAAGGCACATTTCTTTTGCTATAGGGTGAGTGTGTAGTATCTTTTCCATCCTTTGATCCACTTTGTAGGGATTGGAAAACAAGCTAAGGATGGTCTTACATCATCTTCTGCAAACGCCCGGGAGCTTTGGACTTGAATGTGAGTGGCTTGGCGGGTGCCACTAAGATGTCTCTCCAAATTTGGTTGCAAGAAAACATTTGATTTGCACGCTGACTTGGCAAACATCATCCACATGTGTGGCCCCGGCAGTCCAGGCTTAACGGGCAGGGTGTTGTCATCTGAACAGCAGCGTGGACTTTATGAACACAGTCAGATGCAAGGTCCATGGCTAGAGTTCTGCTTGAGCCGCCACCATCTAAGAATGATTTCTAGGTCTCTGCCTCGTAGACTTCTTGCTATTCCTCTCTCTCAATGGCCGAAACATGGACAGCTAGGGGAGCCCAGGCAGCCTCTCCTTTGTAAGTTTATTTGCACAGTCAGAAGCGCTAAAGAAAAATGACCAAAACCTGTGACCTGTTTTCAAACCAAGcagacaaaggggaaaaatatcttgcttttatgtgtgtctgtttctcatgagcttcatttttttttcctatttcaagTAAATGTTTCCATAGGTTTGCAAATAGTTACCTATAAAGGACGGATTTAGTGATGAAGCTGGGGAGCCTGGAACCTTCTGGAATAATGTAACAAGGACCTTGATTTACTAGTCATCAACACTGACAGACGCCATGGAAAGTTtgtaataaaagaagagaaacccCTTTATCCCAGCTTCTTGTTATTCTTAGTAAGGAAATAGTTAAGAAAACCTTTTTGTTGCCACGGGCGGAAGAAGAGGGAATTCTAAACTCTAATTGTCCTAAAAATATGCAGAGTACACTGTGTCGTTTTAAtggaatatttgttttctttaaaagaaaaaaaatagaacttcTAAGCAGAACCTAAGGCCCAAGGGGTTTAGTCTTGCGGATTTACTCGTGCATGTGAAAGACTACGAAGGGAATTTGGCCCTGTGCACCTCAGATATTAGAAACATATTTCAAAAGCACGTGAATGGTGCAGGATGGGGTAAATGGATTGTCCTGGTGGCTCCATGCTGTTCTAATTACACCTTTGTACGTCAGAGTCACGCAGGGATACTGCAGAGGAagagattgctttcagcaaataGAATCATGGGATCAGAATTACCGGGAAGAGCTGAAGTTGAGCCAAGGGTTGAGTGCTTTTGGCTTGAGATCCTGGTTGGAAAGTAGACCCCAGAATGCATTTGGAGCTCTGACTGGAGGGTTTGTGGTAAGACCTGCTCATCCATGGTCAACTGAAGGAAGATTATTTATCCTGTAAAATGCTACTCTAACCCTAGATACTGTGGGATGAGCTGAATATTGGTCTCATAAT
Protein-coding sequences here:
- the Kcne4 gene encoding potassium voltage-gated channel subfamily E member 4 isoform X1, whose protein sequence is MLRMEPLNSTHPSAAASSSPLESHVSSNSGGNGNEYFYILVVMSFYGIFLIGIMLGYMKSKRREKKSSLLLLYKDEERLWGEAMKPLPMMSGLRSGQVPMMLNMLQESVAPALSCTLCSMEGDSVSSESSSPDVHLTIQEEGADEELEETSETPLNESSEGSTENIHQNS